A window of the Streptomyces sp. Ag109_O5-10 genome harbors these coding sequences:
- a CDS encoding SDR family NAD(P)-dependent oxidoreductase: MNSPAQAAGTSGADAGPAGRTVVVTGAGRGIGLAVVEAFLAAGSRVVAGSRERTEALDEHVKRGAELTVVEVDLATPDGPAALVAEAVAVHGGVDVLVNNVGAVRPRVDGFLGVTDEDWEWTFTVNFMAAVRATRAALPHLLATGAGRIVTVSSVNARLPDPLVIDYGAAKAALTNFCKALSKEVGPRGVRVNTVGPGPVETALWQGAGGVADTVGRSRGVDPREVARGAAGQSVTGRFTRPSEVADLVVYLAGPRAANITGADFVIDGGLVESL; this comes from the coding sequence ATGAACTCCCCTGCCCAGGCCGCCGGAACGTCCGGCGCCGACGCGGGCCCGGCCGGGCGGACCGTCGTGGTCACCGGCGCCGGGCGTGGCATCGGACTGGCCGTCGTGGAGGCCTTCCTCGCGGCCGGGTCCCGTGTCGTCGCGGGTTCCAGGGAACGCACCGAGGCCCTCGACGAGCACGTGAAGCGCGGGGCCGAGCTCACCGTCGTGGAGGTCGACCTCGCGACGCCGGACGGTCCGGCCGCGCTGGTCGCCGAGGCGGTGGCGGTCCACGGTGGTGTCGACGTCCTGGTGAACAACGTCGGGGCGGTGCGGCCGCGGGTGGACGGCTTCCTGGGCGTGACGGACGAGGACTGGGAGTGGACGTTCACGGTCAACTTCATGGCCGCCGTCCGCGCCACCCGGGCCGCCCTGCCGCACCTGCTCGCCACCGGCGCGGGACGGATCGTCACCGTCTCCTCGGTCAACGCCCGGCTGCCGGACCCGCTGGTCATCGACTACGGGGCGGCGAAGGCGGCGCTGACCAACTTCTGCAAGGCCCTGTCCAAGGAGGTGGGCCCCCGCGGTGTGCGGGTGAACACCGTCGGTCCCGGACCGGTGGAGACGGCACTGTGGCAGGGCGCCGGCGGCGTCGCCGACACGGTCGGCCGGTCCCGGGGCGTCGACCCCCGGGAGGTGGCCCGCGGCGCGGCCGGCCAGTCGGTGACCGGCCGCTTCACCCGGCCGTCGGAGGTCGCCGACCTCGTGGTCTACCTCGCCGGTCCCCGGGCGGCGAACATCACCGGCGCCGACTTCGTCATCGACGGCGGCCTCGTGGAATCCCTCTGA
- a CDS encoding GPR1/FUN34/YaaH family transporter: MDNDVSAGSGTTTVAGRLALGITLLAFGLGTTGVIDGVTTSDAVSIAHYVGGVALFLVGLLAFRDRDAANGTGYVALGALWFTWAVSSGGHTSANGAGLFLLLFALVALSLTLAGGDQLGQGMHGLLFLAMLLLAVAQFADSSSLAKVGGWVAVAAGAVAWYAATAALAHWPTVLPGRAAGRGVTAHG; encoded by the coding sequence GTGGACAACGACGTCTCTGCGGGAAGCGGAACCACCACCGTGGCCGGTCGACTCGCCCTGGGTATCACCCTGTTGGCGTTCGGACTCGGTACCACCGGTGTCATCGACGGCGTCACCACCTCCGACGCCGTGTCAATCGCCCACTACGTGGGCGGAGTCGCCCTCTTCCTCGTCGGCCTGCTGGCCTTCCGTGACCGTGACGCCGCGAACGGCACGGGCTATGTGGCCCTCGGCGCCCTCTGGTTCACCTGGGCCGTCTCGTCCGGTGGCCACACCTCGGCCAACGGTGCCGGGCTCTTCCTGCTCCTCTTCGCCCTCGTGGCGCTGTCGTTGACCCTCGCGGGCGGCGACCAGCTCGGACAGGGCATGCACGGACTGCTGTTCCTGGCGATGCTCCTGCTCGCCGTCGCCCAGTTCGCCGACAGTTCGTCACTGGCCAAGGTCGGCGGCTGGGTTGCGGTGGCGGCGGGGGCGGTGGCCTGGTACGCCGCGACGGCCGCGCTCGCGCACTGGCCGACGGTGCTGCCGGGGCGGGCTGCCGGTCGGGGGGTGACGGCCCACGGCTGA
- a CDS encoding alpha/beta hydrolase, whose product MTVPLPLPVVFIHGLWLHSTSWQPWIDLFRAEGYDPSAPGWPGDPGTVAEARQNPESIADHGIDDVVAHYATLIEALPARPVLIGHSFGGMIAQKLLGQDRAAAAVAIDAAQIKGVLPLPLSALKATLPVFRNPANRHRSVSLSAEQFRFAFGNAVTEEESAALYERWTIPAPGKPLYEAAAANFNPHSPAKVDTDNSGRGPLLLVSGGKDHTVPEVVTRATLKQYRHSEAVTDIINFPDRGHSLTIDGGWREVADTVLTWLRQQNLGTGR is encoded by the coding sequence ATGACCGTCCCCCTTCCTCTTCCCGTGGTCTTCATCCACGGACTCTGGCTGCACAGCACCTCCTGGCAGCCGTGGATCGACCTGTTCCGTGCCGAGGGCTACGACCCGTCCGCGCCCGGGTGGCCCGGTGACCCCGGCACCGTCGCGGAGGCACGCCAGAACCCCGAGAGCATCGCCGACCACGGCATCGACGACGTCGTCGCGCACTACGCGACGCTGATCGAGGCGCTGCCCGCGCGCCCCGTCCTGATCGGCCACTCGTTCGGCGGGATGATCGCGCAGAAGCTGCTCGGCCAGGACCGCGCCGCCGCGGCGGTCGCGATCGACGCCGCGCAGATCAAGGGCGTACTGCCGCTGCCGCTGTCCGCGCTGAAGGCGACGCTGCCGGTCTTCAGGAACCCGGCCAACCGGCACCGGTCGGTCTCGCTGAGCGCGGAGCAGTTCCGGTTCGCCTTCGGCAACGCCGTCACGGAGGAGGAATCGGCGGCCCTGTACGAGCGCTGGACCATCCCCGCGCCGGGCAAGCCGCTGTACGAGGCCGCCGCCGCCAACTTCAATCCCCATTCGCCGGCGAAAGTCGACACGGACAACAGCGGGCGCGGCCCGCTGCTGCTCGTCTCCGGCGGCAAGGACCACACGGTGCCCGAGGTCGTCACCCGGGCCACCCTCAAGCAGTACCGGCACTCCGAGGCGGTCACCGACATCATCAACTTCCCCGACCGCGGGCACTCGCTGACGATCGACGGCGGCTGGCGCGAGGTCGCGGACACCGTTCTCACCTGGCTGCGGCAGCAGAACCTGGGGACCGGGCGATGA
- the glmS gene encoding glutamine--fructose-6-phosphate transaminase (isomerizing): MCGIVGYIGRRDVAPLLLEGLQRLEYRGYDSAGIVVSAPKTAGLKMVKAKGRVRDLEARVPARFKGTTGIAHTRWATHGAPSDLNAHPHMSADQKVAVVHNGIIDNAAELRRKLEADGVVFLSETDTEVLTHLIARSQAETLEEKVRQALRLIEGTYGIAVMHADFPERIVVARNGSPVVLGIGDKEMFVASDIAALVTHTRQIVTLDDGEMATLKADDFRTYTTEGTRTTAEPTTVEWEAESYDMGGHDTYMHKEIFEQPDAVDRVLRGRIDDRFSTVHLGGLNLDARDARAVRRVKILGCGTSYHAGMIGAQMIEELARIPADAEPASEFRYRNPVVDPDTLYIAVSQSGETYDVLAAVQELKRKGARVLGVVNVVGSAIAREADGGTYVHAGPEVCVVSTKCFTNTTVAFALLALHLGRIRDLSVRDGKRIIDGLRKLPAQISEILAQEAEIEKMAAEYAEARSMLFIGRVRGYPVAREASLKLKEVSYIHAEAYPASELKHGPLALIEPALPTVAIVPDDDLLEKNRAALEEIKARSGKILAVAHQHQEKADRTIIVPKNEDELDPILMGIPLQLLAYHTAKALGRDIDKPRNLAKSVTVE, from the coding sequence ATGTGCGGAATTGTCGGATACATCGGTAGGCGCGACGTCGCCCCCCTCCTTCTCGAAGGTCTCCAGCGGCTGGAATACCGCGGTTACGACTCGGCGGGCATCGTCGTCTCGGCGCCGAAGACCGCCGGTCTGAAGATGGTGAAGGCCAAGGGCCGGGTCCGCGACCTGGAGGCCAGGGTTCCGGCGCGCTTCAAGGGCACCACCGGCATCGCCCACACCCGCTGGGCCACCCACGGCGCCCCCTCCGACCTGAACGCCCACCCGCACATGTCGGCGGACCAGAAGGTCGCCGTCGTCCACAACGGGATCATCGACAACGCCGCCGAGCTGCGCCGCAAGCTGGAGGCGGACGGTGTGGTGTTCCTCTCGGAGACCGACACCGAGGTCCTCACCCACCTGATCGCCCGTTCCCAGGCGGAGACCCTGGAGGAGAAGGTCCGCCAGGCGCTGCGCCTGATCGAGGGCACCTACGGCATCGCGGTCATGCACGCCGACTTCCCCGAGCGGATCGTCGTCGCCCGCAACGGCTCCCCGGTCGTCCTCGGCATCGGCGACAAGGAGATGTTCGTCGCCTCCGACATCGCGGCCCTGGTCACCCACACCCGCCAGATAGTGACCCTCGACGACGGCGAGATGGCCACCCTCAAGGCCGACGACTTCCGCACCTACACCACCGAGGGCACCCGCACGACGGCCGAGCCGACCACCGTGGAGTGGGAGGCCGAGTCGTACGACATGGGCGGCCACGACACCTACATGCACAAGGAGATCTTCGAGCAGCCGGACGCGGTCGACCGCGTGCTGCGCGGCCGCATCGACGACCGCTTCTCCACCGTGCACCTCGGCGGCCTCAACCTGGACGCCCGCGACGCGCGTGCCGTGCGCCGGGTCAAGATCCTCGGCTGCGGCACCTCGTACCACGCGGGCATGATCGGCGCCCAGATGATCGAGGAGCTGGCCCGCATCCCCGCGGACGCCGAGCCGGCCTCGGAGTTCCGCTACCGCAACCCGGTGGTCGACCCCGACACCCTGTACATCGCCGTCTCCCAGTCCGGTGAGACGTACGACGTGCTCGCCGCCGTCCAGGAGCTGAAGCGCAAGGGCGCGCGGGTGCTGGGCGTGGTGAACGTGGTGGGCTCGGCGATCGCCCGGGAGGCGGACGGCGGGACGTACGTGCACGCGGGCCCGGAGGTCTGCGTGGTCTCGACGAAGTGCTTCACCAACACCACAGTCGCGTTCGCCCTGCTGGCCCTGCACCTGGGCCGCATCCGCGACCTCTCGGTCCGCGACGGAAAGCGGATCATCGACGGCCTGCGCAAGCTGCCGGCCCAGATCTCCGAGATCCTCGCCCAGGAGGCGGAGATCGAGAAGATGGCCGCGGAGTACGCCGAGGCCCGCTCGATGCTCTTCATCGGCCGTGTCCGGGGCTACCCGGTGGCCCGCGAGGCCTCCCTGAAGCTCAAGGAGGTCTCCTACATCCACGCGGAGGCCTACCCGGCGTCCGAGCTCAAGCACGGGCCGCTGGCCCTCATCGAGCCGGCCCTCCCCACGGTGGCGATCGTCCCCGACGACGACCTCCTGGAGAAGAACCGCGCGGCCCTGGAGGAGATCAAGGCCCGCAGCGGCAAGATCCTCGCGGTGGCCCACCAGCACCAGGAGAAGGCCGACCGCACGATCATCGTCCCGAAGAACGAGGACGAACTCGACCCGATCCTCATGGGCATCCCCCTCCAACTCCTCGCCTACCACACGGCGAAGGCCCTGGGCCGGGACATCGACAAGCCGCGGAACCTGGCCAAGTCGGTGACGGTGGAATAG
- a CDS encoding helix-turn-helix domain-containing protein, translating to MSHDSTAAPETAARKLSGRRRKEIVAVLLFSGGPIFESSIPLSVFGIDRQDAGVPRYRLLVCGGEEGPLRTTGGLELTAPHGLEAISRAGTVVVPAWRSITAPPPEEALDALRRAHEEGARIVGLCTGAFVLAAAGLLDGRPATTHWMYAPTLAKRYPSVHVDPRELFVDDGDVLTSAGTAAGIDLCLHIVRTDHGNEAAGALARRLVVPPRRSGGQERYLDRSLPEEIGADPLAEVVAWALEHLHEQFDVETLAARAYMSRRTFDRRFRSLTGSAPLQWLITQRVLQAQRLLETSDYSVDEVAGRCGFRSPVALRGHFRRQLGSSPAAYRAAYRARRPQSDRAEAPEPAPLPPTGPLAVQYPEGVLPMQTRRTAAVGLSPSLPGPRTGS from the coding sequence ATGAGCCACGACTCCACTGCCGCGCCGGAAACCGCGGCCCGGAAACTGTCCGGGCGACGCCGCAAGGAGATCGTCGCGGTGCTGCTGTTCAGCGGCGGCCCCATCTTCGAGAGTTCCATACCGCTGTCGGTGTTCGGGATAGACCGCCAGGACGCCGGCGTACCGCGCTACCGACTACTGGTGTGCGGTGGCGAGGAAGGCCCGCTGCGGACCACAGGGGGCCTGGAACTCACCGCGCCACATGGCCTGGAAGCGATCTCACGCGCCGGCACGGTCGTCGTACCGGCCTGGCGCTCGATCACCGCGCCGCCACCGGAAGAGGCACTGGACGCGCTGCGCCGCGCCCACGAGGAAGGGGCCCGCATCGTCGGGCTGTGCACGGGCGCGTTCGTGCTGGCCGCCGCAGGCCTGCTGGACGGCCGCCCGGCCACCACCCACTGGATGTACGCGCCGACGCTGGCCAAGCGCTATCCGTCGGTGCACGTCGACCCACGGGAACTCTTCGTGGACGACGGCGACGTCCTGACGTCCGCCGGTACGGCGGCCGGAATCGATCTCTGTCTCCACATCGTGCGGACGGACCACGGCAACGAGGCGGCCGGTGCGCTGGCCCGCCGTCTGGTGGTCCCGCCGCGCCGCTCGGGCGGTCAGGAGCGCTACCTCGATCGATCTTTACCAGAGGAGATCGGCGCCGACCCGCTCGCCGAGGTCGTCGCCTGGGCGCTGGAGCACCTCCATGAGCAGTTCGACGTGGAGACGCTGGCGGCACGCGCCTACATGAGCCGCCGCACCTTCGACCGCCGCTTCCGTTCCCTGACGGGGTCGGCGCCGCTCCAGTGGCTGATCACGCAACGGGTCCTCCAGGCGCAGCGCCTCCTGGAGACGTCGGACTACTCGGTGGACGAGGTGGCGGGCCGCTGCGGCTTCCGCTCCCCCGTCGCCCTGCGCGGTCACTTCCGCCGCCAGCTGGGTTCGTCCCCGGCGGCGTACCGGGCCGCGTACCGGGCACGCCGCCCGCAGTCGGACCGCGCCGAGGCCCCGGAACCGGCTCCCCTGCCGCCCACCGGCCCGCTCGCGGTCCAGTATCCCGAGGGCGTACTGCCGATGCAGACCCGCAGGACAGCAGCGGTAGGCCTCTCTCCCAGCCTCCCCGGTCCCCGCACCGGCAGCTGA
- a CDS encoding protease pro-enzyme activation domain-containing protein, giving the protein MANKVHAAPGGPGRAAVKTGRRARAITAASIAAVALVAVTGIATGAVAQGGAAGPGAPERIGAAPRVPTGARVTGATASGTTLHLSVNLAPRDRQALADFVTAVSTPGNPQYHHYLAKGQFAAVFGPTRATIEQVSKALKAAGLSPGKVSPDGLSIPVTATAAQASHAFGTGFRNVRLKDGTTDYLNTSAPSLPSDVASSVTGIVGLSSVNTVSSHHSAVRRASGHGSAGATVSGRGARTVAPHTYTPALCADFTGSGLTDGTDYYSPGKLAGAYGMTSSATVGAGQTVAVFELENVDAGSIAAYQSCVGTSTSVSHVYVDTTAGAGAPATDGEVGVESALDIEDLIGLVPGAAVIDYQGPDAASATDQNVLDVYQRMVTDDQAQVISTSWGECEAVESSATANAENTVFAEAAAQGQSVVAASGDDGSSDCYRATGSTAKAVDDPASQPYVTGVGGTTMTTSGSTTTQTTWGNASGGTGGGVSSRWAPVVYQGGVATTSKRAVPDVSALADPADGYPIYYQDDSQSSSPVPGLVGGTSGAAPTWAAAIVQANAGTACQTNGRVGFLNNALYKAARSSYPTNFWDVTSGNNSVYATGYTAAAGYDEVTGLGSPKEAGLTAALCVAKGTAATGASTFHPLSSPKRLLDTRNGTGWGLSSIPTTKPLVAGGTAPVKIEGAGGIPSSGVTAVVLNLTVTGTTGAGSLIAWADGTSKPATSNLNWTGASQTIAASATVKVADDGVVDLYTSSTTHLIADVQGYYTSGTTGSKYTALAPARLLDTRSKVGIPTTTKISNKVISLKVRGHGGVPTAATAVVLNLTATQTVGGGYLEAYPEGATRPTASNVNWSATGTTIPNLVVVPIGSDGNVSIYVHGTSHVIADVSGYFSTSGSAFHTVTPLRLLDTRQTTALGSGKTLALQVSGRDAIPSTGVKAVVLTVTVTGTTGSGYLSAWADGGSRPTASNLNWVQGKTIANQVIVPVGSDGKVDFYASSTTNVLADVAGYIG; this is encoded by the coding sequence ATGGCCAACAAGGTCCACGCCGCGCCGGGAGGTCCCGGACGCGCGGCAGTCAAGACCGGAAGACGGGCCAGGGCGATCACCGCGGCTTCCATCGCCGCCGTCGCCCTCGTCGCTGTCACCGGGATCGCTACCGGAGCGGTCGCCCAGGGGGGAGCGGCCGGACCGGGCGCACCCGAGCGAATAGGGGCGGCCCCGCGTGTCCCGACCGGTGCGAGGGTGACCGGCGCGACCGCGTCGGGAACCACCCTGCACCTCAGCGTGAACCTGGCTCCGCGTGACCGGCAGGCGCTGGCGGACTTTGTCACCGCGGTGTCCACCCCGGGGAACCCGCAGTACCACCACTACCTGGCCAAGGGGCAGTTCGCCGCGGTCTTCGGTCCCACGCGGGCCACCATCGAGCAAGTCTCGAAGGCGTTGAAGGCGGCCGGTCTCTCTCCCGGCAAGGTCAGCCCGGACGGCCTGTCCATCCCGGTCACCGCCACCGCCGCGCAGGCGTCCCACGCCTTCGGCACCGGTTTCCGCAACGTCCGGCTCAAGGACGGCACCACCGACTACCTCAACACCTCGGCCCCCTCGCTGCCCTCGGACGTGGCGTCCTCGGTGACCGGGATCGTCGGCCTGAGCAGCGTCAACACCGTCAGCAGTCACCACTCCGCGGTGCGTCGCGCGAGCGGGCACGGCTCTGCCGGCGCCACCGTCTCCGGACGCGGTGCGCGCACGGTGGCCCCGCACACGTACACCCCGGCTCTCTGCGCCGACTTCACCGGCTCGGGCCTGACCGACGGCACCGACTACTACAGCCCCGGCAAGCTGGCCGGCGCCTACGGGATGACCAGTTCCGCCACCGTCGGTGCCGGGCAGACCGTGGCCGTGTTCGAGCTGGAGAACGTCGACGCCGGCAGCATCGCCGCGTACCAGTCCTGCGTCGGTACCAGCACCTCGGTGTCCCACGTGTACGTCGACACGACGGCGGGGGCCGGCGCGCCGGCCACCGACGGAGAGGTCGGCGTGGAATCCGCGCTCGACATCGAGGACCTCATAGGCCTGGTGCCCGGCGCCGCCGTCATCGACTACCAGGGGCCGGACGCCGCGTCGGCGACCGACCAGAACGTGCTCGACGTCTACCAGCGGATGGTCACCGACGACCAGGCGCAGGTCATCTCCACCAGTTGGGGTGAGTGCGAGGCGGTCGAGAGCAGCGCGACCGCGAACGCCGAGAACACCGTCTTCGCGGAGGCCGCCGCGCAGGGCCAGAGCGTCGTCGCCGCCTCGGGCGACGACGGCTCCAGCGACTGCTACCGCGCGACCGGCTCCACCGCCAAGGCCGTCGACGACCCCGCGAGCCAGCCCTACGTCACCGGTGTCGGCGGCACCACGATGACCACCTCGGGCAGCACCACGACCCAGACGACGTGGGGCAACGCCTCCGGCGGTACCGGCGGCGGCGTCTCCTCGCGCTGGGCTCCCGTCGTCTACCAGGGCGGTGTCGCCACCACCAGCAAGCGCGCCGTGCCGGACGTCTCCGCTCTGGCGGACCCGGCCGACGGGTATCCGATCTACTACCAGGACGACAGCCAGTCCTCCAGCCCCGTCCCCGGCCTCGTCGGCGGCACCAGCGGGGCGGCCCCGACCTGGGCCGCCGCGATCGTCCAGGCCAACGCGGGCACGGCCTGCCAGACCAACGGCCGGGTCGGCTTCCTCAACAACGCCCTGTACAAGGCCGCACGGAGCAGCTACCCGACGAACTTCTGGGACGTCACCAGCGGCAACAACTCCGTGTACGCCACCGGCTACACGGCGGCGGCCGGCTACGACGAGGTGACCGGCCTGGGCTCGCCCAAGGAGGCCGGCCTGACCGCCGCACTGTGCGTGGCCAAGGGCACGGCCGCCACGGGCGCCTCCACCTTCCACCCGCTCAGCAGCCCCAAGCGCCTGCTGGACACCCGCAACGGCACCGGCTGGGGCCTCAGTTCCATCCCGACCACGAAGCCCCTGGTCGCGGGCGGCACCGCCCCGGTCAAGATCGAGGGAGCCGGGGGGATCCCCAGCAGCGGCGTGACCGCTGTCGTGCTCAACCTCACGGTCACCGGCACCACCGGCGCGGGTTCGTTGATCGCCTGGGCCGACGGCACCAGCAAGCCGGCGACCAGCAACCTCAACTGGACCGGCGCGAGCCAGACCATCGCCGCCTCGGCGACCGTCAAGGTGGCGGACGACGGTGTGGTCGACCTCTACACGAGCAGCACCACCCACCTGATCGCCGATGTCCAGGGCTACTACACCAGCGGCACCACCGGCTCGAAGTACACGGCGCTGGCCCCGGCCCGCCTGCTGGACACCCGCTCCAAGGTCGGCATCCCCACCACCACCAAGATCTCCAACAAGGTGATCAGCCTCAAGGTACGCGGCCATGGCGGCGTGCCCACGGCCGCCACCGCCGTGGTGCTCAACCTGACGGCCACCCAGACCGTCGGCGGCGGCTACCTGGAGGCCTACCCCGAGGGCGCCACCCGCCCGACCGCGTCCAACGTCAACTGGTCGGCCACCGGGACCACCATCCCCAACCTGGTGGTCGTGCCGATCGGCAGCGACGGCAATGTCAGCATCTACGTCCACGGCACCAGCCATGTGATCGCCGACGTCTCCGGCTACTTCTCCACCAGTGGCTCGGCCTTCCACACGGTCACCCCGCTGCGCCTCCTGGACACCCGTCAGACGACGGCGCTGGGCTCCGGAAAGACGCTCGCCCTGCAGGTCTCGGGGCGCGACGCCATCCCGTCCACCGGCGTCAAGGCGGTCGTGCTGACCGTCACCGTCACCGGCACCACGGGCAGCGGATACCTCAGTGCCTGGGCCGACGGCGGCAGCCGTCCGACGGCCTCCAACCTGAACTGGGTGCAGGGCAAGACGATCGCCAACCAGGTCATCGTGCCCGTCGGCTCCGACGGCAAGGTGGACTTCTACGCGAGCAGCACCACCAACGTGCTCGCGGACGTGGCCGGCTACATCGGCTGA
- a CDS encoding universal stress protein yields the protein MAGHEFYDPADRKRPVADPTAADALAAEEARPSCDPAFKHGVVVGFDGSTSSERALAYAIGMAHRSRAGLIIVHVANRLPTTVWAGCEPPVFVDVPDHRTEVLGLELACADYLAEVPWILVERGGDICHELEEVGREYEADAIVVGSTHGIVGRIFGSVAGRLAKRARRPVVVIP from the coding sequence ATGGCCGGTCACGAATTCTACGATCCAGCGGACCGCAAGCGGCCGGTCGCCGACCCCACGGCGGCCGATGCGCTGGCGGCGGAAGAGGCACGCCCTTCCTGCGATCCCGCCTTCAAACACGGAGTGGTCGTCGGCTTCGACGGCTCCACCTCCAGTGAGCGGGCCCTCGCCTATGCGATCGGGATGGCACACCGCTCCCGCGCAGGGCTGATCATCGTCCACGTCGCCAACCGACTGCCGACCACCGTGTGGGCCGGCTGCGAGCCACCCGTCTTCGTCGACGTTCCGGACCACCGCACCGAGGTGCTCGGTCTCGAACTCGCCTGTGCGGACTACCTGGCCGAAGTGCCCTGGATCCTCGTCGAGCGCGGCGGTGACATCTGCCACGAACTCGAAGAGGTGGGTCGGGAGTACGAGGCCGACGCGATCGTCGTGGGTTCGACCCACGGGATCGTCGGGCGGATCTTCGGCTCCGTGGCCGGGCGGCTCGCCAAGCGGGCCAGGCGGCCTGTCGTTGTCATTCCGTGA
- the orn gene encoding oligoribonuclease: MNDRMVWIDCEMTGLSLSDDALIEVAALVTDSELNVLGEGVDIVIRPPAKALETMPEVVRQMHTTSGLLDELAGGTTLAEAEEQVLSYVREHVKEPGKAPLCGNSVGTDRGFLARDMADLEGYLHYRIVDVSSVKELARRWYPRAYFNSPEKNGNHRALADIRESIAELRYYREAIFVPQPGPDSDTARTIAAKHVLPAE, encoded by the coding sequence ATGAACGATCGCATGGTGTGGATCGACTGCGAGATGACCGGCCTCTCGCTGTCCGACGACGCGCTCATCGAGGTGGCCGCACTGGTCACCGACTCCGAGCTGAACGTGCTCGGCGAGGGCGTGGACATCGTCATCCGTCCGCCGGCCAAGGCACTGGAGACGATGCCGGAGGTGGTGCGGCAGATGCACACCACGTCCGGCCTGCTCGACGAGCTGGCCGGCGGCACGACGCTCGCCGAGGCCGAGGAGCAGGTCCTGTCCTATGTACGGGAACACGTGAAGGAACCCGGCAAGGCCCCGCTGTGCGGCAACTCCGTCGGCACCGACCGCGGCTTCCTGGCCCGGGACATGGCGGACCTGGAGGGATACCTCCACTACCGGATCGTCGACGTGTCCAGCGTCAAGGAGCTGGCCCGGCGCTGGTACCCGCGGGCGTACTTCAACAGCCCGGAGAAGAACGGCAACCACCGCGCCCTCGCCGACATCCGCGAGTCGATCGCCGAGCTGCGCTACTACCGCGAGGCCATCTTCGTCCCGCAGCCCGGCCCGGACTCGGACACCGCGCGGACGATCGCGGCCAAGCACGTCCTGCCTGCGGAGTAG